In Anaerotignum faecicola, a genomic segment contains:
- a CDS encoding cation:proton antiporter: MSIREIIAAICIFIGLFVFLCSILGIYRFKYAMNRMHAAALGDTMGIFFVVLGLLILGQDIFHMAKYALIILFFWLSSPISTHLIAKVELLTNKDCEERMKDR; this comes from the coding sequence ATGTCAATAAGAGAAATCATTGCAGCAATCTGCATTTTTATAGGGCTGTTTGTGTTCCTTTGTTCGATTCTGGGGATTTATCGCTTTAAATATGCGATGAACCGTATGCACGCAGCAGCCTTAGGGGATACCATGGGAATTTTCTTTGTTGTATTAGGTCTTCTGATTTTAGGGCAGGATATTTTCCACATGGCAAAATATGCCCTTATCATTCTGTTTTTCTGGCTATCCAGTCCCATTTCGACACACCTGATTGCGAAGGTAGAGCTTCTGACAAACAAAGACTGTGAAGAAAGGATGAAGGACAGATGA
- a CDS encoding complex I subunit 5 family protein, with translation MNAFAILLPVIFPIIAGACLLPVKFSDRKARQRVVLPIIVLNAIFALYAIFFADSGAITIFRFSNRLSLALHVDGLSKIFGTMVSLLWIPTTIYAFEYMTHEGHEDRFFSFFTMTFGVVIGIAFADNFLTMYLFYEFLTLVTLPIVMHQFDNKARHAGKTYVLYMMFGASLAFIGFVFVLFYGTTTDFVYGGVLNPDLIAGNEQMLRLVFVLAFFGFGVKAAVFPFYRWLPKASVAPTPVTALLHAVAVVKSGVFAIIRLTYYAFGTEFLIGTWAQYVMLIAASITIVFGSTVALRTPHIKRRFAYSTISNLSYIIFGVAIMTPIGLAAGMLHMIYHAVIKITLFFTAGAILYKTHREYLYEVEGFGKLMPITFATMAITGIGLVGVPPFAGFHSKWALATAATASGNPVTYIGVVALILSALLTALYIFSIIIRAYFPREKEYPAGYYDHVSDPNKYMTVPLIVLAAVSILMGLMPATLLGIMNDAIMGIL, from the coding sequence ATGAACGCATTTGCGATATTGTTACCGGTGATCTTTCCGATCATTGCAGGTGCCTGCCTGCTGCCGGTAAAATTTAGTGACAGAAAGGCGCGCCAGAGGGTGGTTCTGCCGATTATTGTGCTGAATGCGATTTTTGCATTGTATGCCATCTTCTTTGCGGACAGCGGCGCGATTACAATTTTCCGCTTCAGCAACAGATTGTCTCTGGCACTGCATGTGGATGGCTTATCCAAGATTTTCGGTACGATGGTATCTCTGCTTTGGATTCCCACAACGATTTATGCCTTTGAATACATGACACATGAAGGACATGAAGACCGTTTCTTCTCCTTCTTTACCATGACATTCGGCGTAGTTATCGGGATTGCCTTTGCGGATAACTTCTTAACGATGTATCTGTTCTACGAATTTCTGACATTGGTGACGTTGCCTATCGTTATGCACCAGTTCGATAATAAGGCGCGCCACGCCGGGAAAACCTACGTCCTTTATATGATGTTCGGTGCATCTCTGGCGTTTATCGGGTTCGTGTTTGTGCTGTTCTACGGCACAACGACAGATTTTGTTTACGGTGGTGTGCTGAATCCCGATTTGATTGCAGGCAATGAACAGATGCTGCGGTTGGTATTTGTGCTGGCGTTCTTCGGCTTTGGTGTAAAAGCGGCGGTATTCCCGTTTTATCGCTGGCTGCCGAAGGCATCCGTTGCCCCCACACCCGTTACGGCTCTGCTGCATGCCGTGGCAGTCGTAAAATCCGGTGTGTTTGCCATCATCCGTCTGACGTATTACGCCTTCGGTACGGAATTTCTGATTGGCACATGGGCGCAGTATGTGATGCTGATTGCAGCTTCGATTACGATTGTGTTCGGCTCGACCGTTGCACTGCGGACACCGCATATCAAAAGAAGATTTGCATATTCTACCATCTCCAATCTGTCCTATATCATTTTTGGCGTTGCCATTATGACACCGATAGGGCTTGCGGCAGGGATGCTACACATGATTTATCATGCGGTAATCAAAATTACACTGTTCTTTACTGCCGGTGCGATTTTATATAAAACCCACAGAGAATATCTCTACGAGGTGGAGGGCTTCGGCAAGCTGATGCCGATTACCTTTGCAACAATGGCAATTACGGGGATTGGTCTGGTTGGCGTGCCGCCCTTTGCAGGCTTCCACAGCAAATGGGCATTGGCAACTGCGGCAACCGCAAGCGGCAACCCGGTTACCTATATCGGCGTGGTTGCGCTGATTTTGTCTGCACTGCTGACGGCATTGTATATCTTCTCCATCATCATTCGGGCATATTTCCCGCGGGAGAAGGAATACCCTGCAGGCTATTACGATCATGTATCCGATCCGAATAAATATATGACAGTGCCTTTGATTGTTCTGGCAGCTGTTTCGATTCTGATGGGTCTGATGCCTGCGACACTGCTGGGCATTATGAATGATGCGATTATGGGCATACTGTAA
- a CDS encoding Na+/H+ antiporter subunit E encodes MYLLLLLLWFIFNGRVTLEVALFGIVICGWLYWFICKYMGYSFQREKVLVKNIPLYLKYAFVLLWEIFKANVDVIKIIFSPKKAEIQPALVRFHTDLKSEASLVALANSITLTPGTYTVELENGEYVVQALDREKFGEGLEDSVFVKQLRRLEG; translated from the coding sequence ATGTATTTATTATTGTTACTGCTGTGGTTTATTTTTAATGGCAGAGTAACGTTGGAAGTTGCCCTGTTTGGGATAGTGATCTGCGGCTGGCTTTATTGGTTTATTTGCAAGTACATGGGCTACAGCTTTCAGAGAGAGAAGGTTCTTGTGAAAAACATTCCTCTTTATCTGAAATATGCCTTTGTTTTGCTCTGGGAAATTTTCAAGGCGAATGTGGATGTCATCAAGATTATTTTTTCGCCGAAAAAAGCAGAGATTCAGCCTGCACTTGTAAGGTTTCATACGGATTTGAAAAGTGAAGCCTCCTTGGTTGCTCTGGCGAACTCCATCACACTGACCCCCGGCACCTATACGGTGGAATTGGAAAACGGAGAATATGTTGTGCAGGCACTGGATCGGGAAAAATTCGGCGAGGGTCTGGAGGATTCCGTTTTTGTAAAGCAGTTGAGAAGGTTGGAGGGATGA
- a CDS encoding complex I subunit 5 family protein has product MNGSVLLLLPMILPFIFGLIIGFQKEEKQRNILVFIAMAVEAALVWYLCSGEMQTFVLWRISDRLALVYKTDGLARFFACLISTIWLIAAVFSMEYMKHEHKPARFFMFYTFSLAALMSLCFSENMMTMYLSYEFMTILTAPLVIHTGTPEATRAGLKYLGYSFFGAGLGLMGFFFLNTYCRTTIFMPGGTLDMAMVAGHENLLLVVFFLMALGFGCKAGMFPLHAWLPTAHPVAPSPASAVLSGIITKGGIIAIIRVTYYLFGVDFLRGTWAQTALLVLSIVTIFMGSMLAYKEKLLKKRLAYSTVSNVSYVVFGLMLMCPAGFMGALLQVVFHAVAKNILFLCAGAIIYKTHKTYVSELKGIGKEMPIVMWTFALAALSLIGIPPTSGFVSKWYLAQGGLLPQAGMLGLVGVAVLMVSALLTAGYLMSIVVNGFFPGKDFDYASLQKKEPNYLMTVPLVLLSIAVVGFGMMPAPLMQAIRSISGMIF; this is encoded by the coding sequence ATGAACGGATCTGTACTTTTGCTGCTCCCGATGATTTTACCCTTCATTTTTGGTCTCATCATTGGTTTCCAAAAGGAGGAAAAGCAGCGCAATATCTTGGTATTTATTGCAATGGCTGTGGAAGCGGCTCTGGTCTGGTATCTTTGCAGCGGAGAGATGCAAACCTTCGTGCTCTGGCGGATATCTGACCGATTGGCACTTGTTTACAAAACGGACGGATTGGCAAGATTCTTTGCCTGCCTCATCAGTACCATCTGGCTGATTGCGGCAGTGTTTTCCATGGAATATATGAAGCATGAGCATAAGCCGGCGCGGTTCTTCATGTTTTATACGTTTTCTCTGGCGGCATTGATGAGTCTTTGCTTCTCCGAAAATATGATGACGATGTATCTGTCCTATGAATTTATGACAATTCTGACAGCACCACTGGTTATCCATACGGGTACACCTGAGGCAACGCGTGCGGGCTTGAAATATCTGGGGTATTCCTTCTTCGGCGCAGGCTTAGGGCTGATGGGGTTCTTCTTCCTGAACACCTATTGCAGAACAACCATTTTTATGCCCGGCGGCACACTGGATATGGCAATGGTGGCAGGGCATGAAAACCTGCTTCTGGTTGTGTTCTTCCTGATGGCGCTTGGCTTTGGCTGTAAGGCGGGTATGTTCCCCCTGCATGCTTGGCTGCCGACGGCGCACCCCGTTGCACCTTCTCCTGCATCCGCGGTGCTTTCCGGTATCATTACGAAGGGCGGTATCATTGCTATCATTCGTGTGACATATTATCTGTTTGGCGTGGATTTTCTGCGCGGCACTTGGGCGCAGACGGCTTTGCTTGTGCTTTCCATTGTGACGATTTTCATGGGCTCCATGCTGGCATATAAGGAAAAGCTGCTGAAAAAGCGGCTGGCGTATTCCACGGTTTCAAACGTATCGTATGTTGTGTTCGGGCTGATGCTGATGTGCCCTGCCGGATTTATGGGCGCGCTGCTGCAGGTGGTATTCCATGCGGTTGCAAAGAATATCCTCTTCCTTTGTGCAGGTGCGATTATCTATAAGACGCATAAGACCTACGTTTCCGAGCTGAAGGGCATTGGCAAGGAAATGCCGATTGTGATGTGGACATTTGCGCTTGCGGCACTTTCGCTGATAGGGATTCCGCCCACAAGCGGCTTTGTGAGCAAATGGTATCTGGCACAGGGCGGCTTGCTGCCACAGGCGGGGATGCTTGGTCTGGTTGGCGTAGCGGTGCTGATGGTCAGCGCACTGCTGACGGCAGGCTATTTGATGAGTATTGTAGTGAATGGGTTCTTCCCCGGCAAGGATTTTGATTACGCATCCTTGCAGAAGAAGGAGCCGAATTATTTAATGACGGTACCTCTGGTGCTGCTGAGTATTGCTGTAGTCGGCTTTGGCATGATGCCTGCGCCTTTGATGCAGGCAATCCGCAGTATCAGCGGAATGATTTTCTAA
- a CDS encoding monovalent cation/H+ antiporter complex subunit F: MSDTMHFILEIAMFVLACGMILAFIRAVRGPRFTDRIVAINMIGTMTTVMIGILSAYLGETSLVDVSLVYSLLSFLAVVVMCHVVTLHHKGRLLFLARKEKEAEEKCQ; the protein is encoded by the coding sequence ATGAGCGATACAATGCATTTTATACTGGAAATCGCTATGTTCGTTCTGGCGTGCGGCATGATTCTGGCGTTTATCCGTGCAGTCAGAGGGCCTCGTTTTACGGATCGTATTGTGGCGATTAACATGATTGGTACCATGACGACGGTGATGATTGGGATTCTTTCCGCTTATCTGGGTGAAACCTCTCTGGTGGACGTTTCTCTGGTTTATTCCTTGCTGAGCTTCTTGGCGGTAGTGGTGATGTGTCACGTCGTTACCCTGCATCATAAGGGTCGTCTGCTGTTTCTGGCAAGAAAGGAAAAGGAGGCAGAGGAAAAATGTCAATAA
- a CDS encoding complex I subunit 5 family protein — MEHHVNLVHNIPFFSVFFAMFCGIITPLLKSGRAARHLHGFMVGLVGMLSVVLLVSVVKNQEAYTFMMGHFPAPWGNELRIGPLEALLAVMVSVVMFLTITAGSRQIFEEIVPEKQKFYFIMLNATYGAMLAMTYTNDMFTGYVFIEILTIASCTLILARGTKQAIVGTTHYLVFGCMGSGLFLLGVCILYGITGHLLFPQMKETIAMLMETGQYHFPLMIVVSLMFMGLGIKSGLFPFHSALPTAYGSTMTTSNGILSGLVLKAYIILAIKLVFEVFTIETLVKLRIADVLFVLGVLGMIMGSFYAVRESRLKRMLAYSSVAQIGYIFMGIGLGSEAGMLAACFHVLAHAVTKSMLFLCCGTFIEEAGGKEQLENLKGAAYRNPLAGIAFIVGAMSMIGVPLFAGFISKLYFAEAALEMTGTRLVPVLAALAISMILNAMYFLPSVIAIWSRPETKEKTVRVQNSPLFAMAMVLFIVVNLALGIGYRPIIEIMKMGIELIQVAL, encoded by the coding sequence ATGGAACATCATGTAAATCTCGTACATAATATACCTTTCTTCAGCGTTTTTTTTGCGATGTTCTGCGGCATCATTACGCCTCTGCTCAAAAGCGGACGTGCGGCACGCCATCTGCATGGCTTTATGGTGGGGCTTGTCGGCATGCTTTCTGTTGTGCTTCTGGTGAGCGTGGTGAAAAATCAGGAAGCGTATACCTTTATGATGGGGCATTTTCCTGCACCCTGGGGCAATGAATTGCGCATCGGGCCTCTGGAGGCGTTGCTGGCGGTTATGGTCAGTGTGGTTATGTTTTTAACCATCACGGCAGGCAGTAGGCAGATTTTTGAGGAAATTGTTCCGGAAAAACAAAAATTTTACTTTATTATGCTGAATGCAACCTATGGCGCAATGCTGGCAATGACATATACAAACGATATGTTTACAGGCTACGTTTTCATTGAGATTCTGACGATTGCCTCCTGCACGCTGATTCTGGCAAGAGGGACAAAGCAGGCGATTGTCGGCACAACGCATTATCTGGTGTTCGGCTGTATGGGCTCCGGTCTGTTTCTGCTGGGTGTTTGCATTCTTTATGGCATCACAGGGCATCTCTTATTCCCGCAGATGAAGGAAACGATTGCCATGCTGATGGAAACAGGGCAGTATCATTTCCCGCTGATGATTGTAGTCAGCCTGATGTTTATGGGTCTGGGCATCAAGAGCGGTCTGTTCCCGTTCCATTCTGCACTGCCTACGGCTTACGGCTCTACGATGACAACCTCGAACGGGATTTTGTCCGGTCTGGTGCTGAAGGCATATATCATTCTGGCAATCAAGCTGGTATTTGAAGTATTTACCATTGAAACACTGGTTAAATTGAGAATTGCGGACGTTCTGTTCGTTCTGGGCGTTCTGGGCATGATTATGGGCTCCTTCTATGCCGTACGGGAAAGCCGGCTGAAGCGTATGCTGGCATACTCCTCTGTGGCACAGATTGGCTACATCTTTATGGGGATTGGCTTAGGCTCAGAGGCGGGGATGCTTGCAGCCTGCTTCCATGTTCTGGCACACGCCGTTACAAAATCTATGCTTTTCCTTTGCTGTGGTACCTTTATTGAGGAGGCCGGCGGCAAGGAGCAGCTGGAAAACCTCAAGGGGGCGGCTTACCGCAACCCTCTGGCAGGGATTGCCTTCATCGTTGGGGCTATGTCCATGATTGGTGTGCCGCTGTTTGCAGGGTTCATCTCCAAGCTGTACTTTGCGGAGGCTGCATTGGAAATGACGGGGACACGTCTGGTTCCGGTTCTTGCGGCACTGGCTATTTCCATGATTCTGAATGCGATGTATTTCCTGCCCTCTGTTATTGCAATCTGGTCTCGCCCTGAGACAAAGGAAAAAACAGTCAGAGTGCAGAACTCTCCGCTGTTTGCAATGGCGATGGTACTGTTTATTGTAGTCAATTTGGCGCTGGGTATCGGCTATCGTCCCATTATCGAAATCATGAAAATGGGTATCGAGCTGATTCAGGTTGCATTATGA
- a CDS encoding complex I subunit 5 family protein: METMTTSIILPFLVFFPFLGAVISYIIGRSNKGARDIWCWILSAVIFIASLTLIGKETVYSLRGFCGLGLSFAADGFGVILAVLTGAIWLITTIFSKEYMAAERNRNRYYFFVFLTLGATMGIFLSADLFTTFIFFEIMSFTSFVLVMHDEEDFTVRSAKTYLAVAVIGGLVTLMGLFMMYQKAGTLNMAELTAFMQSRENPAEFYAIGVLILFGFAAKAGLFPLHIWLPNAYTVAPAPSSALLSCLLTKTGVFGTIIVSCKLFLHDAAWGQFILILGIITMVLGAVLAVFSVNLKRTLACSSMSQIGFIIIAIGMQGLLGEHNALAASGTLLHFLNHSLFKLLLFLGAGVIFMNLRELNLNKIRGYGKDKPLLKLIFLMPILGIGGIPLWNGYISKTLIHESMVEYIEVLKEAGQSIAFMKGAEILFLFSGGLTLAYMTKIFVCIFLEDNPYGTPKPVKNAPYISKPMAVILGAIAICLPILGIFPHQTQDALAAMGAHFMNAHTPAHAVHYFAWVNLKGAVISICVGIVVYFLFIRKVLMQKDANGNLVYVDRWPAWCNLEDKVYRPILLTVLPYVGGFFARIAGNLMDDIIALLRIFIFNNDNGRIVPPEDKYFSAYTDYENDHQVYREGFAQSILLIGLGLTIAVIYIIV, from the coding sequence ATGGAAACTATGACAACAAGTATAATTTTACCGTTTCTGGTGTTCTTTCCTTTTCTGGGTGCGGTAATCAGCTACATCATTGGGCGCAGCAATAAGGGCGCAAGGGATATCTGGTGCTGGATTTTATCCGCGGTGATTTTCATTGCGAGTCTGACGCTCATCGGGAAGGAAACGGTTTATAGCCTGCGCGGCTTCTGCGGCTTGGGGCTGAGCTTTGCGGCGGATGGCTTCGGCGTGATTCTTGCCGTGCTGACGGGCGCAATCTGGCTGATTACAACCATCTTTTCCAAGGAATACATGGCGGCTGAACGGAACAGAAATCGGTATTATTTCTTTGTGTTCCTGACATTGGGCGCAACGATGGGGATTTTCCTTTCCGCTGATTTGTTTACCACCTTTATCTTTTTTGAAATTATGTCCTTTACCTCTTTTGTGCTGGTTATGCACGATGAGGAGGACTTCACGGTTCGCTCCGCAAAGACCTACCTTGCGGTAGCGGTGATTGGCGGTCTGGTGACACTGATGGGTCTGTTTATGATGTATCAGAAGGCAGGCACGCTGAACATGGCAGAGCTGACCGCGTTTATGCAGAGCAGGGAAAACCCTGCGGAGTTCTATGCCATCGGCGTATTGATTCTGTTTGGCTTTGCGGCGAAGGCAGGGCTGTTTCCGCTGCATATCTGGCTGCCGAATGCGTATACCGTTGCACCGGCACCCTCCAGTGCGCTGCTCAGCTGTCTGCTGACAAAAACAGGCGTATTCGGTACGATTATCGTCAGCTGCAAGCTTTTCCTGCATGATGCGGCTTGGGGGCAGTTTATTCTGATTCTGGGCATTATCACAATGGTGCTTGGCGCGGTTCTGGCGGTATTCTCCGTCAATCTGAAACGCACATTGGCTTGCTCCTCCATGTCCCAGATTGGCTTTATCATCATCGCCATCGGGATGCAGGGACTTCTGGGCGAGCATAACGCCTTGGCGGCAAGCGGCACACTGCTGCACTTCCTGAATCACTCTCTGTTCAAGCTGCTGCTGTTCCTTGGTGCAGGTGTGATTTTCATGAACCTGAGAGAATTAAATCTGAATAAGATTCGTGGCTACGGTAAGGATAAGCCGCTGCTGAAGCTGATTTTCCTGATGCCGATTCTGGGTATCGGCGGTATCCCTCTGTGGAACGGTTATATCTCCAAAACGCTGATTCACGAGAGCATGGTGGAATATATCGAGGTGCTGAAGGAAGCAGGGCAGTCCATCGCGTTTATGAAGGGCGCGGAAATTCTGTTCCTGTTCTCCGGTGGGCTGACACTGGCCTATATGACGAAGATTTTCGTATGTATCTTCCTTGAGGATAACCCCTACGGCACACCGAAGCCTGTCAAAAACGCACCTTACATCAGCAAGCCGATGGCGGTCATTCTGGGCGCGATTGCAATTTGCCTGCCGATTCTGGGTATCTTCCCTCACCAGACACAGGATGCTCTGGCGGCAATGGGCGCACATTTCATGAATGCACATACCCCTGCGCATGCCGTGCATTATTTCGCATGGGTAAACCTCAAGGGTGCGGTGATTTCCATCTGTGTGGGCATTGTGGTGTATTTCCTGTTCATCCGCAAGGTGCTGATGCAGAAGGATGCAAACGGCAATCTGGTTTATGTGGATCGCTGGCCTGCATGGTGCAATCTGGAGGATAAGGTATATCGCCCGATTCTGCTGACCGTTCTGCCTTATGTGGGTGGCTTCTTCGCCCGTATCGCAGGAAATCTGATGGATGATATCATTGCATTGCTGCGTATCTTTATCTTCAATAATGATAATGGACGCATTGTTCCGCCGGAGGATAAATATTTCTCTGCTTATACGGATTATGAAAATGACCATCAGGTATACCGCGAAGGCTTCGCGCAGAGTATTCTGCTGATTGGTCTGGGTCTGACGATTGCGGTAATCTATATCATTGTTTAA
- the rbr gene encoding rubrerythrin: protein MDFKQSETKKNLMRAFAGESQARNRYIFAAAQAKEQKMQVVEFVFRFTAKQEEAHAAVFYQHLKELSGETVHIDGGYPVDIYESVSELLRAAEHNEYEEFDPVYQAFGDKALEEGFPQVAASFHQIAGIEKTHGDRFGQLADLLEENKLFINSVECKWMCLNCGFIFEGKEAPQECPVCQHDRGFFIRLELAPYTAKA from the coding sequence ATGGATTTTAAACAGAGCGAAACAAAGAAAAACCTTATGCGTGCCTTTGCAGGGGAAAGTCAGGCGAGAAACCGTTATATCTTTGCTGCGGCGCAGGCGAAAGAACAGAAAATGCAGGTGGTGGAATTTGTATTCAGGTTTACTGCCAAGCAGGAGGAGGCGCATGCGGCGGTTTTTTATCAGCATTTGAAGGAGCTTTCGGGGGAAACGGTTCACATTGACGGCGGCTATCCCGTGGATATTTATGAATCCGTTTCGGAGCTTTTGCGTGCGGCAGAGCATAACGAATATGAAGAATTTGACCCGGTGTATCAGGCGTTTGGGGATAAGGCGCTGGAGGAGGGCTTTCCGCAGGTGGCAGCATCCTTTCATCAGATTGCAGGCATTGAAAAAACACATGGAGACCGTTTCGGACAGCTTGCAGATTTATTGGAGGAAAATAAATTATTCATCAATTCTGTGGAATGTAAATGGATGTGCTTAAATTGCGGCTTTATTTTTGAAGGGAAGGAGGCACCGCAGGAATGTCCTGTTTGTCAGCATGACAGGGGCTTTTTCATTCGATTGGAGCTGGCACCCTATACGGCAAAGGCATAA
- the mbhE gene encoding hydrogen gas-evolving membrane-bound hydrogenase subunit E — protein sequence MKEEKSFWEKLKRWIDGDEVLLDADKIISKKEKKEFIHEERFFPIGDIRSNVTLYCVLSVFVTVVFITVMLHVVMELPMFGDPNSITNNEVAARYLEKGIAETGAINFVAGMILDYRAFDTFGESNVLFMAVIAVLMLLQRDKKNIDAAEDQEMQEDEMLDAEDSKLILKKGAKCLAPVVILYGIYVVLNGHLSPGGGFSGGSIIGAGLILYSVAFGHKKMQTFFTIKTLTVTTAACLLTYCGCKSYSFFTGANHVGWEVPKGTPGAILSSGFILPLNICVGLVVACTMYGFYALFTKGEV from the coding sequence ATGAAAGAAGAAAAATCATTTTGGGAGAAATTGAAACGCTGGATTGACGGGGACGAGGTGCTTCTCGATGCAGATAAAATTATCTCCAAAAAAGAAAAAAAAGAGTTTATTCATGAAGAAAGATTTTTCCCGATTGGAGACATTCGTTCCAATGTAACCCTGTATTGTGTGCTTTCCGTTTTCGTTACGGTGGTATTCATTACAGTTATGCTGCATGTAGTTATGGAGCTGCCGATGTTTGGCGACCCGAACAGCATCACCAACAACGAGGTTGCGGCGCGCTACTTGGAAAAAGGGATTGCGGAAACAGGCGCAATCAACTTTGTTGCAGGCATGATTCTGGATTACCGTGCCTTTGATACCTTTGGCGAATCCAACGTACTGTTTATGGCGGTTATCGCGGTGCTGATGCTGCTGCAAAGAGATAAAAAGAACATTGATGCGGCAGAGGATCAGGAAATGCAGGAGGACGAAATGCTGGATGCAGAGGATTCCAAGCTGATTCTGAAAAAGGGTGCGAAATGCCTTGCTCCTGTGGTTATCCTGTATGGAATCTATGTTGTTTTAAACGGACATCTTTCTCCCGGCGGCGGCTTTTCCGGTGGGTCTATCATCGGCGCAGGTCTGATTCTGTATTCCGTGGCATTCGGACATAAGAAGATGCAGACCTTCTTTACGATTAAAACACTGACTGTGACAACGGCGGCATGCCTGCTGACCTATTGCGGCTGTAAGAGCTATTCCTTCTTTACAGGGGCAAACCATGTCGGCTGGGAGGTACCGAAGGGCACACCCGGTGCAATTTTAAGCTCCGGCTTTATCTTGCCGTTGAATATCTGTGTCGGTCTGGTTGTTGCATGTACGATGTATGGGTTCTATGCGTTATTTACAAAAGGAGAAGTCTGA
- a CDS encoding hydrogenase subunit MbhD domain-containing protein has product MSDFSVTIQMILVIFLIASAIGVSVTRKLFMAVIVFMGYSSVMAIVWLFLESPDLAITEAAVGAGIDTVLFFLTLKKVHALKGTREG; this is encoded by the coding sequence ATGAGCGATTTTAGCGTTACCATTCAGATGATTTTGGTTATTTTTCTCATTGCCAGTGCCATCGGCGTTTCTGTAACAAGAAAGCTTTTTATGGCGGTTATCGTTTTCATGGGGTATAGCTCCGTTATGGCAATTGTGTGGCTTTTTCTGGAATCTCCCGACCTGGCTATTACAGAGGCGGCTGTTGGCGCAGGGATTGATACGGTACTATTCTTCCTGACGCTGAAGAAGGTTCACGCACTGAAAGGCACAAGGGAGGGGTGA
- a CDS encoding sodium:proton antiporter → MSQLLTNYYEAASVILFGIGFMNLLLQRNLIKKFIGLNIMDTATYLFLAAKGYVAGRTAPILTNGIIDADYYINPIPAGLVLTGIVVSVSVTAFSLALVLRLYKHYGSLDMDEILRMMREEEGE, encoded by the coding sequence ATGAGTCAACTGTTGACAAATTATTATGAAGCAGCTTCTGTTATTCTTTTTGGCATTGGATTCATGAATCTGCTTCTGCAAAGAAATCTGATTAAAAAGTTTATTGGTCTGAATATTATGGATACGGCTACCTATCTTTTTCTGGCGGCGAAGGGCTATGTGGCAGGCAGAACTGCCCCGATTTTGACAAACGGCATTATTGATGCGGATTATTATATCAACCCCATTCCTGCCGGTCTGGTTCTGACGGGTATTGTTGTATCGGTATCTGTAACAGCGTTCTCTCTTGCTCTGGTTCTGCGGCTGTATAAGCATTACGGCTCGTTGGATATGGATGAAATCCTGAGAATGATGAGAGAGGAGGAAGGGGAATAA